Proteins from one Desulfonema limicola genomic window:
- a CDS encoding ABC transporter ATP-binding protein, whose protein sequence is MKHGLKPGSAKTGNMPDSPILEIRDLCKVFSINGSCLNVLENISFNASEGEFICILGPSGCGKSTILKIISGFVSPESGRIMLNNRPVLKPGADRCMVFQEDALFPWLTVEENIVFGLKGKQDKDIIKHESERFLSLTGLTLFRDYLPHEISGGMKQRVALARVLILKPKVLLMDEPFGALDAQTREDMQNLLLSLWEKLSHTIIFVTHDVSEAVKLADRILVMDRNPGRIRERITVDLKRPRKIEDLQFHEFCKKVYNISCCK, encoded by the coding sequence GTGAAGCACGGGCTGAAACCCGGGTCTGCAAAAACTGGAAATATGCCTGACAGTCCCATACTTGAAATCAGGGATTTATGCAAGGTATTCAGCATTAACGGCTCCTGTCTTAATGTTCTTGAAAATATAAGTTTTAATGCCTCAGAAGGTGAATTTATCTGCATACTCGGCCCAAGCGGGTGCGGGAAGTCCACGATCTTGAAAATTATTTCAGGTTTTGTTTCTCCAGAGTCAGGCAGGATTATGCTCAATAACAGGCCTGTTTTAAAACCAGGTGCAGACAGATGTATGGTTTTCCAGGAAGATGCCTTGTTTCCCTGGCTTACAGTAGAGGAAAATATTGTTTTTGGTTTAAAAGGGAAGCAGGATAAGGATATTATAAAACATGAATCTGAAAGATTTCTTTCTCTTACAGGGCTTACCCTGTTTCGGGATTATCTGCCCCATGAGATTTCAGGGGGCATGAAGCAGAGGGTTGCCCTGGCAAGGGTTTTGATTCTTAAACCAAAAGTGCTTCTCATGGATGAGCCTTTTGGTGCCCTGGATGCACAGACCAGGGAGGATATGCAGAATCTTCTTCTTTCTCTCTGGGAAAAATTGTCTCATACCATAATATTTGTTACCCATGATGTCAGCGAGGCTGTTAAACTGGCTGACAGGATTTTGGTTATGGACAGGAATCCAGGCAGGATTCGTGAAAGGATCACGGTTGATTTAAAAAGACCCAGAAAGATTGAAGATTTGCAGTTTCATGAATTCTGTAAAAAGGTTTATAATATTTCCTGCTGTAAATAA
- a CDS encoding UPF0175 family protein: MTKSVLTIQIPQPLLEFGFNAEQIQHRITEWLVLSLFTEEKISSGKASQFLNISRIEFLDLLRKRGISYINYNDDELDEEFSAVQHLNLKAK, encoded by the coding sequence ATGACAAAAAGCGTTTTAACAATCCAGATTCCTCAGCCTTTACTTGAATTCGGTTTCAATGCTGAACAAATTCAGCACAGGATAACCGAATGGCTTGTTTTATCTTTATTTACAGAAGAAAAAATTTCTTCTGGAAAAGCCTCCCAGTTTTTGAACATCAGCCGGATTGAATTTCTGGATTTGTTGAGAAAACGGGGGATTTCATATATAAATTATAATGATGATGAATTAGATGAGGAATTTTCAGCGGTTCAACACCTGAATCTGAAAGCAAAATAA
- a CDS encoding DUF3368 domain-containing protein yields MIIVSNTTPLIGMASIGRFDLLHQIFGKIYIAQAVYEETFVSIIKTDRIRYEVPYADWIETVKVNDSMAVNRMLENLDLGEAETIVLASEIKADWVLMDEKKGRRKLKELGFNKIGTLGILIKAKQEGFLSVIRPDIERLCNQGFSISKTVVKTVLKQVNE; encoded by the coding sequence ATGATTATTGTTTCAAATACGACACCTCTTATCGGGATGGCTTCCATAGGGCGTTTTGATCTGCTGCACCAGATTTTCGGCAAAATTTATATTGCACAGGCTGTATATGAGGAAACTTTTGTTTCTATAATAAAAACAGACAGAATCAGATATGAAGTTCCATATGCTGATTGGATAGAAACGGTTAAAGTAAATGATAGTATGGCTGTGAACAGAATGCTTGAAAATCTGGACTTGGGGGAAGCTGAAACTATTGTTTTAGCCTCTGAAATCAAAGCCGACTGGGTACTGATGGATGAGAAAAAAGGGCGGAGAAAATTAAAGGAATTAGGTTTTAATAAAATTGGAACATTAGGTATTCTGATCAAAGCCAAGCAGGAAGGTTTTTTATCTGTCATCAGACCGGATATTGAAAGACTATGCAATCAGGGATTCAGTATAAGCAAAACTGTTGTTAAAACCGTTTTAAAGCAGGTGAATGAATGA
- a CDS encoding ABC transporter permease, translating into MPKDTQFTGRVKRINSLILQALIPQAFIPWIIPFLFILIWFTASENQVFPSYLVPHPFDIAKTGYFYIFGKTGEIPFSGRFLQDALSSLNRVFLGFFLSAVLGIPLGIVSGRVKNVHRLLSTSINGLRAVPGISWLPLALVWFGIGIKTTVFLIASASFFPVYLNAVSGSRQVNPLLLQAGAMMGVSSTRGIFHILIPAAMPHLVTGLRLGLGISWAYLVLGELTGVPRGLGAVIMDARMIGRIDIIIVGIIIIAALGRASDLLLCILLKLCFKSARRIM; encoded by the coding sequence ATGCCAAAGGACACGCAATTCACTGGACGGGTAAAACGCATCAATTCTTTAATCCTCCAGGCCTTAATTCCCCAGGCTTTTATTCCCTGGATTATTCCTTTTTTGTTTATATTAATATGGTTTACTGCCAGTGAAAACCAGGTTTTTCCTTCATACCTGGTTCCTCATCCTTTTGATATTGCAAAAACAGGATATTTTTACATATTTGGGAAAACTGGAGAAATACCCTTTTCAGGCAGATTTTTGCAGGATGCACTTTCAAGTCTTAACAGGGTTTTTCTTGGTTTTTTTCTGTCTGCTGTTCTGGGGATTCCTCTGGGTATTGTTTCAGGCCGTGTTAAAAATGTTCACAGGCTTTTATCAACATCCATAAACGGTCTCAGGGCTGTTCCAGGCATAAGCTGGCTGCCTCTTGCCCTGGTCTGGTTTGGAATTGGTATAAAAACCACTGTTTTTCTTATTGCTTCTGCTTCTTTTTTCCCTGTTTATCTTAATGCTGTATCAGGTTCGCGCCAGGTTAATCCCCTGCTTCTCCAGGCTGGAGCCATGATGGGTGTCAGCAGTACCAGGGGAATCTTTCATATTCTTATTCCAGCAGCCATGCCCCATCTTGTTACAGGGCTTCGTCTTGGTCTCGGGATTTCATGGGCATATCTTGTTCTTGGAGAACTTACCGGGGTTCCCAGGGGTCTTGGTGCTGTTATCATGGATGCCAGGATGATTGGCCGTATTGATATTATTATTGTTGGAATTATCATTATTGCAGCCCTGGGAAGAGCCAGCGATCTTTTGCTCTGTATATTATTAAAGCTTTGTTTTAAAAGTGCCAGGAGGATTATGTGA